The segment GGAACTCCCCCGCAACTGAGAGGAGCCTCTCGCATGAAGCTGCTTCGTCCCTTTCTCGGCGGTCTGTTCGCGGTCGGCCTCTTCGTCGCCCCTACGACCTCCGAAGCCGCCGCCATCCGCGCCGGGCTTGGAGCCGACTACTGGGTCGATGAGAGCGCCGCCTTCAACTTCACGCTCGGCGTCGAGGGGCGCATTGCCGGTCCCCTGTCGGTCGGTGCTCGCTTCGGCGCGACTCTCATCACCGACGGCAACGACATCGGCATCCCGCTGGATGTCTACCTGCGCGCCAACATCGCCAACAACCGCGTCTACATCGAGGGCATGGCCGGGCCCTGGATTGTCTTCGGCCGCGGCGACGAGTTCCGCGCCCACGCCGCCTTCGGGTTCGGGCTCCAGGGCAAGGCCGCCAGCATTGGCATCGAGGTGGGCTACCTGGAGCCCAACCCCATCATCGGCCTGAAGGTGGGCTACCGGTTCTGAGCCTCAGTAGTGAGGTGGACGCTCCTGCTGCCGGGCGTCCACCAGGCCGGGGTCTCCCTCCAGCTTCTGCTTGAGCACCTCCACCTCGGCCCGGAGGGTGGCGATGAGCTTCTCCTGCTCGTACAGCACGGTGCTCAGCTCCTGCAGCATGTCCTGCTGCTGCATGTAGCGGAGCTCCAGCTCGGCGATGCGCTTCTCGTCCATGAGAAGCGGCTACCCTTAACCCGGAGCAGCCCCCGGCGTCCTCCTGCCACCGCCCTTTTGTCCTTCCCATGAACGTCCAGGAACACCTCCAGCGCGCTCGCGACCTGCTCGCCAGGGGACAGCCCGAGCTGGCCGAGTCGGCCCTCAGCGACTCCATCGACGCCGCCGTGGCGGCCGAGGACATCGTCCTCCTCACGCGCGCCCGGTTCGCCCTGGGCGAGCTGCTCTTCCAGCAGGAGCGCGACGCCGAGGCCATGCCCTACCTCCTGGCCGTCGTCCGGACCGAGCGCGCGGATGGCTCCGTCGACGTGGAGGTGAAGGCGTCCGCGCGCATGCTGCGTCAGATTCGCGGCATCGAACCGCGCTGAGCCAGACTGGGCACCCCTCCGCGGCTCCTTCGCCCTGCTTCCTGTACGCGCACCGGGGCCACTCACCGCCGGCGCACCAGCTCACGGCATGCTGCACGACTGACGGATCAGCTCCTGCTTGCCGGAGAAGCGGCGCTCCAGGTCCATCCGCGTCAGGCGCGCGCCGTCGATGTTCCCCGCCTTGAGCTGCATCGCGCACAGGGCCGCCAGCCCCTTGGGATTCGACGGCTCCAGCCGGTCCGACTCGCGCAGCGCTTCTTCCGCCGCCTCCAGGTTCCCGAGCCGGTACCACGCCAGCCCCAGCTCGAAGAAGCCGACGCCCAGCCTCGGGTCGTCTTCCACCGCCTTCCGGAAGAGCCTGATCGCCTCGGCGTCCCGTCCGTCCTGCGCGTGCACCCGGCCCTGCTCCACCAGCAGCCTGGAGCGCGGCATGCTGCCCTCCAGCCTTCCCAACACCTTCAGCGCTTCGCCTCCCTGCCTGGAGGCGCTCAGCAGCCGCACATAGCGCAGGCCAATCAGCGGGTCCGCCGGTGCCTTTCCATAGGCCCTTCCGGCGGACTCGGCCGCTCCGGAGACATCTCCGTCCTTCTCCCTCAGCTCCGCACGCAGCAGGTCGGGCCGGGCGTCGTTCGGGGCCACCTGGGCCGCCCGCTCCAGCGAGGCATTCACGCAGCGGTCCATGCGCTCCACGTCACAGATGCGCGCCATCAACAGCTGCGTCTCCACCGCGTTCGGGTCCCTGCGCTCGGCTTCTTGCGCCAGCTCGCGCGCCTGCCCGGGAGCTCCTTCCAGCAGCAGCTCCGCGGCCTCGCGCAGCTCCGCGGGCGTTGCCTTGGGATGCTCCCTCAGCGGCATCAGGAACTGGACCCGCTGCTCCGCCGTTGGAAGCGCGCGGGCAATGGCCAGCTCCTGCTCCGGCATGTTCCTGGGCAGGAAGAGCGGGATGAGGTGGATGAGGAAGGCGCCAGCGCATACCCACAGGACGCCGCGCAGGCTGCGGTCCAGGTGCGGCCGGTGACGCCTGCCGGCAGCGTTCGGTGGCACTCCTGCCGACATCGACGGATGGTCCACGGACCCCTCTTGCTCCCGCTCTGCCCGCCGCACTTCCATGCCTCCCTGGAGCCCGCGCCGCAACCGCTTCGGCGGCGACCTAGACGGCCCGGAGCCGTGGCCGCAGCCCCGAGGGAAGCTCCAGACCACAGCTCCAGCACAACTCGAAGTTGCCCGGGTTCTCCTCGTGGCATCGCGGACACTCCACCGAGCGCTCCGCCGCCTCCTGGTTCTCCCGCAGCTCCGCCACCAGCCCGCGCGCGTGCTCCAGGTCCTGGGGGAAGAGCCACAGCTCCACCCAGGTCTCCCCGCTCGGAATCTCTCCACTCAGCGGGACGAGCGACTCGCCACGCACGTCGACCGACACGCCCGCGCATTCCAGCGCACCCGCCAGCAACCGCGCCTCTCCCACCGTGCGATGCACGGAGAACTGCACCCGCTTCATCCTTCTCTCTTCACAGAACACCGGCGCCCCGGCAAGCCTACTTCGCCCTACCTCGGGCCGGAGGTGCCCGGATGCCCGGTCACCGTGAAGCAGGACCTTCACTCCGCGTCTGCCGGTGCTACTCCTCTTCGCGAAGCTGATGGGGCAGCACCGCATGGGCATGGCGCGGGGTTCGCGCGTGCAGCTCGGCTGTCAGCAGGGTGTCCAGCTCCGCGAGCAGCGTGTCGTAGGCCGCACCTGCTCCGCGCGCCGGCAGTCGCTCCGCGGCCAGGCGCACCCGGGGGGACTCCTCGTCCTCGAAGGCCAGTGTCACCGCCAGTGAGTCCGGGCCGCCCGCCTGCGGCACCATGACGGCGGGCACGGGACCCTTTCCGGCCTCCTCGAGCAGCGGGGCCAGCCGCCGCACCTCGTCCGCCGTGAGGGCGCGCTCGACCACCACCTCGCCCTGCTCCAGCACCCGCAGGTGCTTCACGTCTTCCAGCCGCAGCGCCTGCGCACCCGTGTTCGTCCGCCCGCTGCGTTCATAGGTCACCATCCTCACGCGTCCATCACCTCCTCGGGCAAGGAGGTAGGCACGCTCGCTCCCGGTGGCATCCACCCGGGGGGCACCAGGCGCAGCCCCGTTGCGCGAGCCCCGGACGGCCGTGCGCTTCACGACACCCCGCGGGCCCGCCGGTCGAGTGTCCCCCCGCGGCATCCTCCCTAGTTTGCGCACCTCCCAGGCATTCTCGCCCGGGCACTCCGAGGTGGCTCCATGAGCAAGGACAGTGGCAAGACCCCCAGCCCCAATGACCAGCGCTCCAACACCAAGAATCCCAACAACCCCGCGCAGAAGTCCGCGCAGGAGAACCGCTCCAACCAGATGAACCCGAACAACCCCCGCCACTCCACCAACACCCCCGGTGGCGGCTCCTCGGGTGGCACCAGTGGCGGCGGCTTCACCCCGGGCTCGGGCTCCACGAACAAGAGCTGAGCCGGCGGGACTGCTTCACGCAACCTCTCCAGGGCCGGGAAGGGTCGGTCCCGGCTCCTGGACGATGGCGCGGTGAGCACTCGCGGCGCTCCACTCCGCGCTCACCGCGCCATCGCGCTTTACTCCCGGCTCCCGGCTCCGCGCCGCTCGACGGTCAGCGGGACCTCGGCGAGCACTCTCCCTCGCCCCGGAAGTGGCCCACCGTCCGCACCAGCGCGGTGACGAAGTCGCGCAGGTTGCGCACGCCGCCCACGCCGCCCGTGCCGTACTGGCCCTGCGGCAGCTCCGTCAGGTCCACCGCCGCGAGCTCCTCCAGCGTCACGAGGTCGTCCGCGCCGGCGATGCCCAGCTTGTCCGCGGCGGCCAGTGCGTCGAAGCGCATCTTCGCGTCCGGCGACTGCAGGTCGTCGAAGAAGAGGTGGTCGCCGTGAATGGTGAGCTCCACCGAGGCCTCGCCGTCCTTCGGAATCGTCACGCCCGCGCCCTGGGCCTCGCTCTCGCAGTCCTCGTAGAGGGTGTTCGTGGTGAAGCCCCACTCGAAGCGCTTGGTCACCGTGCCCTTCGTCGCCGAACCCTCCAGGTAGACCGAGTACCCCGCGGACCTCATCCGCTCCAGGTCCTGCGCGTCCGGATTGCCTGCCTCCGCGTCCTGCGCGGGCACAATCGCGTAGCTGACGCGGTCCCAGTCCTGCGCGGGCAGGTTCTGGAAGGAGGTCACCACCACGGGGCCGGGCTTGTGCACGTCGAACACGCGCGATGTGTCCTGCTGGGCGGCCGTCTCGTCCTCCGTGGCCACCTTCACCTCGCCCAGCGTCACCAGGAACCTGCTGAAGCGCACGCTCCAGCCATCCGCGAAGGCGGACGCGGGGATTTCCTTCTCGATGTAGTCCTCCCCGTACGTGGTGAACGTCACGTTGCCCGTGCCATCGCTGCACGCCACCAGCCCGAGGCACGACAGTCCCAGCAGCCACTTCTTCATTGCGCAGCTCCTTCTTCCCACGTCACGACGTAGGTGGTGGTGTCCTCCATGCCGCGCACCAGCGCGTTCCGCGCCTGGCTGCCGACAGGGAAGGTGAAGATGCCATCCGCGTCCAGGTCGGTCGCGGTGGCGAAGTCGATGCGGCCCAGCCACTTGCCCAGGTCCACGGCGATGCGCACGCGCCCGGCCTCCATCCCCATCGACTTCTCGAAGCGCACGCCGGCCACCGGTGCCGGCAGGTCCGCCACCGCCTCGAAGCGCACCGAGCCCCCGTCCCCGTTGCGCGCCGTGCCCGTCACCCGCACCGCATGACCGCTCAGCAGGCCCCGCTCATCCGTCGTCGCCGTGGGCGTGGCCAGCGTCAGCTCCAGTGAGCCGTACTCACCCGTCACCGCGCTCGCGTCTCCCAGCGGTGCCCCCGCCAGCAGGTCCACCGTGGTGGTGGTCAGCACCTCGCCCATCGCGTCTCCCGGCAGGTAGTGTCCCGGGTGCGCGTGCGCCGTGCCTCCGATGAGCGAGTACCAGTCGAAGCGTGGCGCGCGCCGGGTCAGCAGCACGCGGCCCTCGAAGAAGCGCACCGGGCCCACGGAGACGTGCGCGGAGTCCAGCGTCACCGTCCAGCCCTTCTCGTTGGCGCCCGTGGGAAGCGTGGCCGCGACCTCCACGGGGAAGGTGCGCCGCTCCGCCTCGCTGCCACAGCCGCTCAGGGCCGTGGACGCGGCGGCCAGGGCCAGCGCTCCCGTCAGTACGTGTCCGCGAATCACAGGTGGACCTCCAGGGTGAGCGAGGCCATCCGTGGCGACCCCGCGGTGAAGTGTCTTGCCGGGACGAGGCTCGCGGCGGAGTCGGGGTCGAAGCGCGAGCTGTAGACGAACTCGCCGTCACGCCAGCGCGCGTCGAGTGCGTTCTTCAGCTCCAGCTTCAGTCCCACCTCGCCCCGCCTCAGCTCCAGGTGAGCGTCCGCCAGGAACACGCTGTTGCTCCGCTCGTCGAAGGGCAGCGGCCTCGGGCCGAGCAGCGTCAGGCCCGTGCCCACGGCGAAGGTGGCGGAGGCCCACGGCAGCGGGCGCTCCCACCCCACGTCCGCGCGCGCGACCAATGGCGCGAAGTAGGGCAGCAGCGTGTCCGTGTCCGTCACGTACGCGTGCGCCACGGTGGCGCTCAGCGAGGCGACGACGCCGGGCACGGGGCGGGCCTGGAGCGCCGCGGAGACTCCCGAGCGCAGCGTCTCGCCCGTATACACGGTGGTGCCCACCGCGTGGTCGAAGAAGAAGTCGTTGTCCACCTGAGAGCCGAAGAGGCTGAGCTGCACCGCCCAGCGCTCACCGTCGCGCCGGGCACCGAGCTCCGCGCCTCGCACGGAGACGAAGGGCGCGCGCTCTCCCTCCGCCAGGCTGCGCGCCTGGGGCGAGCGGAAGCCGTCTCCATAGCTGGCGAACAGGCGCCAGGCGTCCGCGCTGTCTCCGAGCGCGTACTCCGCTCCCGCCTTCGCTCCCAGGTGCATGCCGAAGGCGCTGCGCGAGTAGCCCTGCCCGTCGTAGAAGCGCGGGTCCCGGAAGGCGAGCGCGTCGAAGACCTCCACGCCCAGCGCGTCCGCCCGGCCTCCCAGGCGCAGGGCCCAGCGGCCCAGGGACAGCTTCGCCTCGGCCCAGCCCCAGACGTCCGTCTGCGTGAAGCTCGCGTCGATTTCCTCCGCGAAGAAGGTGCCGTCCGACTCGCGGTAGCGGCGCTGCGTCTGCTCCACGCCGTCGCGCCTGGCGCCCAGGCCCAGCTCCACCGCCACGGGGCGACCGAAGGCCGTCACGGTGCGGCGGTGCTCCGCGCGCGCTCCGAGCGTGGTGCCGTCGTTCGTCTGCTCCAGGCCGTCACCGCGCGCGTCCACCCGGAAGCCGGTGAAGTTGTTGCGCAGCCGCAGGTCCGAGAGGATGCCGAAGACCTCCAGCTTCGTGCGCCCCTTGCCGGTGCGCGGTAGCTCCACGCCGAGCAGGAGCTGGTGCCTCGATGCCGTGCCGCCCTGCCGCCCCGTGGACGGGGAGAAGAACGTGGCGCGGCCCGCGAGCAGGTCGTCCTCGCGCACCACTCCGGGCGAGTCGAAGCGCGTCACGTAGCTGCCGCCGAGCGCACGCACCGAGAGCCCCTCGCCCAGCTTCGCGGTGGCCTGGGCGAGGAGGGAGGCCCGGCCGTAGCCGCGCTGCGCGCCGAAGCCCTTGCCCTCGCCCAGCTCCACCGCGGCGAAGGTGCCCTCGTCTTCTCCCGGGCGCACCGAGACGACGAGCCTCCGCTGCCCGTACTGGCCCAGCGTTCCCGCCAGGTGGATGCCGGGCTCCGCCACGCCCAGGTTCATGCGCACCGTGCCGGCGACGGCGAAGTCTCCCTGTGACGCGCGGTAGGAGCCCTCCGTCACTTCGAGCGACTGAACGACTTCGGGGATGACGAAGTTCGTGTCCGCGTAGCCGAGCGCGTGGATGTGGCTGACCTCGTTCACCGGCAGGCCGCCCACGTCCAGCTCCACGTCCTGGCCGTGCAGGGCGTCGAAGCCACGCAGGAAGAGCTGGTGCGCCTTGCCCTCGCCGCTGTGCTGCGAGGCCACGAGCCCTGGCACCGCGCGCAGCAGGTCCACCGCGCTCGTTCGCGGCGCCGCGTCCAGGATGTCCCGGCCGAGCGTCACTTCCGCCGCGCTCTGCGTGGGCCTCGTGCCCCGGACCACCGTGGAGGGGGACTCCGCGGGCGCGTCGGTGGGCGCGTCCGTGGGCTGGAGCGAGGTGTCCTGCGCCTGGGGAGCGCGCTGCGCTTCCGTGGATGGGACGGCGGCGTCTTCGGCGTCAGGGGGCGCTTGCGTTAGCGCCGGGGTGGGAGCCTCGGCGTCGGTTGGAGTTTGCGTGCGCTGGAGGGCGCCGTCTCGCGGCTGGGCGATGGGTGGCGTTGGCCTGAGCGGTGCGGCTGCGTCCCGGGTCCGGACTTCACGCGGCGCATCCGTGACGGGGGCGGTGTCCTGGGCTCGAGCTTCCGCCGGCGCTGCCGAGTTGGCCCTGTCCCCGGGCATGGCGTCGCCAGCCGCCGCCTCCTGGGGAAGGGCAGGGGACACGGCGAGCACACACGTCGAGAGCGCGGACAGAAGGAACAAGGACATGGAATGACAGACAGCGGTGCGGGACACGCCCCGGGGGACTCATGCGCTCGCGCAGGACACGCGGCTCATGCGCCCCAAGGTACGGCTCCACCGGCAGGACGGTTTCAAGGCAACGACACGGAGGCGTCTCACGGCGGCACCGTGCTCGGCGCACGACACCCGTGGACCCACTTCCAGCGCGTGCCGCCTAGGGGCCCTGCGGCATCGCCGTCGGACGGGGCGCGGCCCCCGTCACGAAGGACACGGGACGCGGGACCTCCGCCCACCACGTCACTCCACGGACCCGCGGCAGCTTCGTCACCACCCACGACGCCGCCATCGCGTGCAGGTGCTCCACCGAGCCCGTCAGGTGCTGGTGCCCGTCAGGCCCATGCCCGTTCGCGGGCCCACCCTCGTCCGGAGTCCCAGGCGTGTGGACAGGGCGCTCGGGCTCACCGTGCGTGTGGCCCTCCCCGTCATGCACATGGGCGTACCTTGCCCTCGTGCCTCCCAGCCCGCCTCCGTGCCCCACCACCGCGTGCAGCACCGGCGACACGGCGAGCCCGTACACCAGGACCATCAGTCCCAGGCACGCCAGGTCTCGTCGGTCATGGGGGTTCAGCACGCAGGCTCGGAACAGGGGAGGGGTGGGGTCGAGCGCCTCCTATCCGTCTTGCCCTGCACACGCAAGGCGCCCTTCCCCGGTCGCTGCACCCTTCCGCACACTCACCCAACCCCCTGGAACACCTCCGCATGTAGTGCGCTTGACGCGGCGCGGTGAATTCGGATTCCGTGGCGGGGGCGTCGTCATTAAACTCTTCCCGTGCGTTCCGAATCCGCAGCGCTGCTTCCGCCGTCCACCGACGAGGGCGACATTCCCGCCCCTCCGCCTCGCGCGGAGCGCCTGCGGGCCCTGGCCGCCCAGCAGTTCGATGTCCTCATCATCGGCGGAGGGGTCACCGGCTCGGGCTCGGCTCGTGACGCCGCGCTGCGCGGCCTCAAGGTGGCCCTGGTGGAGCGCGAGGACTTCGCCAGCGGTACCTCCAGCCGCTCGTCGCGCCTCATCCACGGCGGCCTGCGCTACCTGGAGCATGGCCACCTGGGCCTCGTCTTCGAGTCCAGCATCGAGCGCCGACGGCTGCTCCAACTCGCGCCGCACCTGGTGCGGCCGCTCGCCTTCATCTGGCCCGTCTACGCAGGCGCGCGCGTCCCGCGCTGGAAGCTCAACGCGGGCCTCATGCTCTACGACGCCCTCTCCCTCTTCCGGAACGTGAAGGGCTACCAGCGCCTCAACGCGCGCCAGGTCCACCAGATGGAGCCCGGCCTGCGCATGGAGAACCTCAAGGGCGGCGCCCGCTACTACGACGCCGCCACCGATGACGCGCGCCTCACGCTCGCCAACGCCGTGGGCGCCTCCGAGGCCGGTGCCACCGTCCTCAACCATGCCTCCGTGCGGCGGCTCGTCCTCCAGGACGGCAAGGCCCAGGGCGCCATCGTCGTGGACCACCTCACCGGCGAGGAAGTCACGGTGCGCGCTCGCGCCATCGTCAACGCCACCGGCCCGTGGAGCGACGAGATTCGCAAGCTGGATGCGCCCGACGGCACCAGCCCCGCGGTGCGCGGCAGCAAAGGCGTCCACCTCGCCGTGCCGCGCGAGCGCCTGCGCCACAACGACGCCTTCACGCTGCTGTCCCCCAAGGACGGCCGCGTCATGTTCGTGCTGCCCGCCGAGGGCTTCACCATCATCGGCACCACCGAGACGTCCACCCGCGCCCACCCGGCCGAGGTGCGCGCCAGCGAGGCCGACGTCGCGTACCTCCTCGAGTCCGCCAACGCCTTCTTCCCCGAGGCCCACCTCACCCGCGAGGACGTGGTGAGCGCGTGGGCCGGCATCCGCCCGCTCGTGGCCGCCGGCTACCAGGGCAACGCGGCCGACGCGGGCAGCGCCAGCCGCGAGCACGCCATCGACGTGAGCCCCTCCGGCGTGCTCGCCATCAGCGGCGGCAAGCTCACCACCTACCGCGTCATGGCCCGCGACGTGGTGGACTCGGTGGAGCGCCACCTGAGCCTGCCCCACCGGAAGTCACCCACGGAGATGCTGCCCCTGCCCGGCGGCGACATCCCCAGCATGGACGCCGAGTTCGCCGCCGCCACCGCCGAGGTGGGCGACGCCGCCACCGCCGTCCACCTGGTCCGCGCCTACGGCAGCCGCTGGCGCCGCGTGTGGGCCCTCACCCGTCAGGAGCCCGCGCTGGCCCGCCCGCTCGCGCCAGGACTGCCCTACCGCGCCGCCGAGGCCGCGTGGGGCGTCTCCCACGAGCTGGCGCACACCTTGTCCGACCTGCTCATCCGCCGCCTCAAGGTGGCCTTCGAGACACGAGACCAGGGCCGCGCCGCCGCCCGCGTGGCCGCCGAGGTCATGGCCCCCCGCCTGGGGTGGGATGCGGCCGAGACGCAGCGGCAGTTGGACACCTACGCGGCTGACGCGCTGCGCATCTTCGGCGTGGACAGCGCGGATGCCTGAGGCCTGACGCTCGGGCCCCTGGAACGTCGCCTCCTGTGTCAACGACGGACGCTACCCGTCGTGCGCCTGACAGGCTCGCGAGCGGCCGGCTGGCGGTCGTGCTTAACTTGCGCGCCGGGAACGGGACACGCTGTCCTCTCGTTCACATCGGCCTCCAGCGGGGGCCGGAAGGACCGTCGCAACCACCTGCTGGCCGGGGCGCGTTAAGGGAGAACGACAATG is part of the Pyxidicoccus xibeiensis genome and harbors:
- a CDS encoding TonB-dependent receptor domain-containing protein, with amino-acid sequence MSLFLLSALSTCVLAVSPALPQEAAAGDAMPGDRANSAAPAEARAQDTAPVTDAPREVRTRDAAAPLRPTPPIAQPRDGALQRTQTPTDAEAPTPALTQAPPDAEDAAVPSTEAQRAPQAQDTSLQPTDAPTDAPAESPSTVVRGTRPTQSAAEVTLGRDILDAAPRTSAVDLLRAVPGLVASQHSGEGKAHQLFLRGFDALHGQDVELDVGGLPVNEVSHIHALGYADTNFVIPEVVQSLEVTEGSYRASQGDFAVAGTVRMNLGVAEPGIHLAGTLGQYGQRRLVVSVRPGEDEGTFAAVELGEGKGFGAQRGYGRASLLAQATAKLGEGLSVRALGGSYVTRFDSPGVVREDDLLAGRATFFSPSTGRQGGTASRHQLLLGVELPRTGKGRTKLEVFGILSDLRLRNNFTGFRVDARGDGLEQTNDGTTLGARAEHRRTVTAFGRPVAVELGLGARRDGVEQTQRRYRESDGTFFAEEIDASFTQTDVWGWAEAKLSLGRWALRLGGRADALGVEVFDALAFRDPRFYDGQGYSRSAFGMHLGAKAGAEYALGDSADAWRLFASYGDGFRSPQARSLAEGERAPFVSVRGAELGARRDGERWAVQLSLFGSQVDNDFFFDHAVGTTVYTGETLRSGVSAALQARPVPGVVASLSATVAHAYVTDTDTLLPYFAPLVARADVGWERPLPWASATFAVGTGLTLLGPRPLPFDERSNSVFLADAHLELRRGEVGLKLELKNALDARWRDGEFVYSSRFDPDSAASLVPARHFTAGSPRMASLTLEVHL
- a CDS encoding SlyX family protein; this translates as MDEKRIAELELRYMQQQDMLQELSTVLYEQEKLIATLRAEVEVLKQKLEGDPGLVDARQQERPPHY
- a CDS encoding tetratricopeptide repeat protein; the protein is MPPNAAGRRHRPHLDRSLRGVLWVCAGAFLIHLIPLFLPRNMPEQELAIARALPTAEQRVQFLMPLREHPKATPAELREAAELLLEGAPGQARELAQEAERRDPNAVETQLLMARICDVERMDRCVNASLERAAQVAPNDARPDLLRAELREKDGDVSGAAESAGRAYGKAPADPLIGLRYVRLLSASRQGGEALKVLGRLEGSMPRSRLLVEQGRVHAQDGRDAEAIRLFRKAVEDDPRLGVGFFELGLAWYRLGNLEAAEEALRESDRLEPSNPKGLAALCAMQLKAGNIDGARLTRMDLERRFSGKQELIRQSCSMP
- a CDS encoding DUF2007 domain-containing protein: MKRVQFSVHRTVGEARLLAGALECAGVSVDVRGESLVPLSGEIPSGETWVELWLFPQDLEHARGLVAELRENQEAAERSVECPRCHEENPGNFELCWSCGLELPSGLRPRLRAV
- the glpD gene encoding glycerol-3-phosphate dehydrogenase, producing MRSESAALLPPSTDEGDIPAPPPRAERLRALAAQQFDVLIIGGGVTGSGSARDAALRGLKVALVEREDFASGTSSRSSRLIHGGLRYLEHGHLGLVFESSIERRRLLQLAPHLVRPLAFIWPVYAGARVPRWKLNAGLMLYDALSLFRNVKGYQRLNARQVHQMEPGLRMENLKGGARYYDAATDDARLTLANAVGASEAGATVLNHASVRRLVLQDGKAQGAIVVDHLTGEEVTVRARAIVNATGPWSDEIRKLDAPDGTSPAVRGSKGVHLAVPRERLRHNDAFTLLSPKDGRVMFVLPAEGFTIIGTTETSTRAHPAEVRASEADVAYLLESANAFFPEAHLTREDVVSAWAGIRPLVAAGYQGNAADAGSASREHAIDVSPSGVLAISGGKLTTYRVMARDVVDSVERHLSLPHRKSPTEMLPLPGGDIPSMDAEFAAATAEVGDAATAVHLVRAYGSRWRRVWALTRQEPALARPLAPGLPYRAAEAAWGVSHELAHTLSDLLIRRLKVAFETRDQGRAAARVAAEVMAPRLGWDAAETQRQLDTYAADALRIFGVDSADA